A portion of the Nitrospira sp. genome contains these proteins:
- the csrA gene encoding carbon storage regulator CsrA: protein MLVLTRRCGESVTIGQDIRVVVLGVKSGQVRLGIEAPPAVAVHREEVYTRIQEENRLAAKIQAVPLDAFRRLIPRKRGMAS from the coding sequence ATGCTGGTACTGACCCGTCGATGTGGAGAAAGTGTCACGATCGGCCAGGATATCCGTGTGGTCGTGCTCGGTGTGAAAAGCGGGCAAGTTCGTCTTGGGATAGAAGCTCCACCGGCGGTCGCCGTCCATCGGGAAGAGGTGTATACGCGAATCCAAGAAGAGAATCGATTGGCCGCCAAGATACAGGCTGTTCCCCTCGATGCATTTCGTCGACTGATTCCCAGGAAACGTGGAATGGCCTCATGA
- a CDS encoding flagellar assembly protein FliW encodes MKCRSTRFGSFDVSDDSIIRFPAGVLGFPESQRYVILDHDTEAPFKWLQSIDEPGLAFVILDPAIFHTDYHVSVPADILAEMNNEDLALAVILTIPSDDPAQITANLRGPLVMNHKTRLGVQLVLSEEYPTRYPLFPTSFFQPSTSGKAQPAAKCPA; translated from the coding sequence ATGAAATGCAGATCGACCCGGTTCGGATCATTCGACGTCTCTGACGACAGCATCATCAGGTTTCCTGCCGGCGTGTTGGGGTTTCCGGAGTCCCAACGGTACGTCATTCTCGATCATGACACGGAGGCTCCATTTAAATGGCTCCAGTCGATCGATGAACCTGGGCTTGCATTTGTGATCCTTGATCCAGCCATATTTCATACCGACTATCATGTCAGTGTGCCGGCCGATATCTTGGCCGAGATGAATAACGAAGATTTGGCATTGGCCGTCATCTTGACCATTCCTTCCGACGATCCAGCTCAGATTACAGCGAATCTACGAGGTCCGTTGGTCATGAATCACAAGACCAGATTGGGCGTACAGCTGGTCCTCTCTGAAGAGTATCCAACGCGGTATCCGCTCTTCCCCACATCGTTTTTCCAGCCATCAACCTCCGGTAAGGCACAACCCGCTGCAAAGTGTCCTGCCTAA